In Polaribacter sp. L3A8, a genomic segment contains:
- the alaS gene encoding alanine--tRNA ligase produces the protein MKSQDIRATFLNFFKEKSHLIVPSAPMVTKDDPTLMFVNSGMAPFKEYFLGNGVPKKNRIADSQKCLRVSGKHNDLEEVGYDTYHHTLFEMLGNWSFGDYFREEAIAWAWELLTEVYKIDKDILYVTVFEGSDDDDNLEMDSDAYNIWKKLIPEDRILKGNKKDNFWEMGEQGPCGPCSEIHVDIRSAEEKAKVAGSSLINEDHPHVVEIWNLVFMQYNRKANGTLEELPNKHIDTGMGFERLCMVLQNVQSNYDTDIFKPIIREISTITNTKYGTNVKQDIATRVISDHVRAVAFSIADGQLPSNTGAGYVIRRILRRAVRYGFTFLDKKEPFIYRLVDVLSKKMGEAFPELKAQKQLIENVIKEEETSFLRTLDQGLVILDGIIASSKTKEISGEKVFELYDTFGFPVDLTALILSEKGYTLDEKGFQEHLQKQKNRSRAASETSTEDWTVLVDDITEEFIGYDSLQANVKLTRYRKVTSKKDGEMFQLVFNLTPFYPEGGGQAGDKGYLEDVHGNVIYILDTKKENNVIIHFTKNLPKDIKETFKAVVDDKQRHRTECNHTATHLLHQALREVLGTHVEQKGSAVHSKSLRFDFSHFSKLTVEELHEIENFVNRRIEGKLPLIEKRNIPMQEAIDDGAMALFGEKYGDTVRAIKFGKSIELCGGTHVKNTSDIWHFKIKSEGAVASGIRRIEAITNEAVKDFYFENNKSLLEIKDLLNNAKEPVKAVQKLQEANTSLQKQIEQLLRDKAQNLSDELKNKIQEINGVQFLATKVDLDQNGIKNLAFELGKEHQNAFLFFASSAAKDKAMLTCYISKELANERGYDAGKVVRELGKLIHGGGGGQNFFATAGGKNPGGIPKALDRAKEYLV, from the coding sequence ATGAAATCACAAGATATTCGCGCTACGTTTTTAAACTTTTTTAAGGAAAAATCTCATTTAATTGTTCCTTCTGCACCTATGGTAACTAAGGACGACCCAACTTTAATGTTTGTAAATTCTGGAATGGCGCCTTTTAAAGAATACTTCTTAGGAAATGGGGTTCCAAAAAAGAATAGAATAGCAGATTCTCAAAAATGTTTGCGTGTTTCTGGTAAGCATAACGATTTAGAAGAAGTTGGTTACGATACGTATCATCATACTTTATTTGAAATGCTAGGTAACTGGTCTTTTGGAGATTATTTTAGAGAAGAAGCAATTGCTTGGGCTTGGGAGTTATTAACCGAAGTTTACAAAATAGATAAAGACATTTTATATGTTACCGTTTTTGAAGGTTCTGATGATGATGACAATTTAGAAATGGATTCTGATGCGTATAACATCTGGAAAAAATTGATTCCTGAAGACAGAATTTTAAAAGGAAATAAAAAAGATAACTTTTGGGAAATGGGAGAGCAAGGACCTTGCGGGCCTTGTTCTGAAATTCATGTAGATATTCGTTCGGCAGAAGAAAAAGCAAAAGTAGCTGGTAGCTCTTTAATTAATGAAGACCACCCGCATGTTGTAGAAATTTGGAATTTAGTTTTTATGCAATACAATAGAAAAGCAAACGGAACTTTAGAAGAATTACCAAACAAGCATATTGATACCGGAATGGGATTTGAACGTTTGTGTATGGTTTTACAGAACGTACAATCTAATTATGATACTGATATTTTTAAACCTATTATTCGTGAAATTAGCACAATTACAAACACAAAATATGGTACTAACGTGAAACAAGACATTGCAACTCGTGTAATTTCTGATCATGTTAGAGCGGTTGCTTTTTCTATTGCAGATGGGCAATTACCAAGTAATACTGGTGCTGGTTACGTAATTAGAAGAATTTTAAGACGTGCAGTTCGTTACGGATTTACATTCTTAGACAAAAAAGAACCTTTTATTTATAGATTGGTAGATGTATTAAGTAAGAAAATGGGAGAAGCTTTCCCTGAATTAAAAGCACAAAAGCAATTAATAGAAAATGTTATAAAGGAAGAAGAAACTTCTTTTTTAAGAACGTTAGACCAAGGTTTGGTTATATTAGATGGTATTATAGCATCTTCTAAGACAAAAGAAATTTCTGGTGAAAAAGTTTTTGAATTATATGATACGTTTGGTTTCCCTGTAGATTTAACTGCTTTAATTTTATCTGAAAAAGGATATACTTTAGACGAAAAAGGATTTCAAGAGCACCTTCAAAAACAAAAAAATAGATCTAGAGCAGCTAGTGAAACATCTACAGAAGATTGGACTGTTTTAGTTGATGATATTACTGAAGAATTTATAGGTTACGATTCTTTACAAGCAAACGTTAAACTAACAAGATATAGAAAAGTAACGTCTAAAAAAGACGGAGAAATGTTTCAACTTGTTTTTAATTTAACCCCTTTTTATCCTGAAGGAGGAGGACAAGCTGGTGATAAAGGTTATTTAGAAGATGTACATGGAAATGTAATTTACATTTTAGATACCAAGAAAGAAAATAACGTTATTATTCACTTTACAAAAAACCTTCCAAAAGATATAAAAGAAACTTTTAAGGCTGTTGTAGATGATAAACAACGCCACAGAACAGAATGTAACCATACAGCAACACACTTATTACACCAAGCTTTAAGAGAGGTTTTAGGAACACATGTAGAACAAAAAGGTTCTGCAGTACATTCTAAGTCTTTACGTTTCGATTTTTCTCATTTTTCTAAATTAACAGTAGAAGAATTACATGAAATAGAAAACTTTGTAAACAGAAGAATTGAAGGTAAACTTCCTTTAATAGAAAAAAGAAATATACCAATGCAAGAAGCAATTGACGATGGTGCAATGGCTTTATTTGGAGAAAAATATGGAGATACTGTTAGAGCTATAAAATTTGGCAAATCGATAGAACTTTGTGGCGGAACTCATGTAAAAAACACAAGTGATATTTGGCATTTTAAAATAAAGTCTGAAGGCGCAGTTGCTTCTGGTATTAGAAGAATTGAGGCTATTACAAATGAAGCAGTAAAAGACTTTTATTTCGAAAATAACAAATCATTATTGGAAATTAAAGATTTATTAAACAATGCAAAAGAGCCTGTAAAAGCTGTTCAGAAGTTACAGGAAGCAAACACTTCTCTACAGAAACAAATTGAACAATTATTACGAGATAAAGCTCAAAATTTATCTGACGAATTAAAAAATAAAATTCAAGAAATTAATGGTGTTCAGTTTTTAGCTACAAAGGTAGATTTAGACCAAAACGGAATTAAAAACCTAGCATTCGAATTAGGAAAAGAACATCAAAATGCTTTCTTATTTTTTGCTTCATCTGCAGCAAAAGACAAAGCAATGTTAACCTGTTATATCTCTAAAGAATTAGCAAATGAACGTGGTTACGATGCAGGAAAAGTAGTAAGAGAATTAGGTAAACTAATACACGGTGGTGGTGGTGGACAAAATTTCTTTGCAACTGCTGGCGGGAAAAACCCTGGAGGAATTCCTAAAGCTTTAGATAGAGCAAAAGAGTATTTAGTGTAA
- a CDS encoding M23 family metallopeptidase has translation MAKVKYYYDADTLSYRKIAVNKGDYYKKSVFGVLAIVLTAFFGFIILSQFIMSPRERSQKRELENLKLHYELLSKRMEEGSSILAQLQERDNNIYRTYFEANPISDEQRKAGFGGVNRYKYLEGFDNSTMITKVTKDIDLLSKQLVVQSKSLDEIVLLAKEKEKMLASIPAILPVKIKDLTRMASGYKWRMHPILKIRKFHKGMDFTAPIGTPIFASGNGDVIRAEKSATFGNVVYIEHGYGYKTIYAHMSKIKARRGDKVKRGDLIGYVGNTGRSVSSHLHYEVHKNDRAVNPINFYYGDLTPEEFSAMQKAAEEEGQSYD, from the coding sequence ATGGCAAAAGTAAAATATTATTACGATGCAGACACACTTTCTTACAGGAAAATTGCTGTAAATAAGGGTGATTACTACAAGAAATCTGTTTTTGGGGTATTGGCTATCGTTTTAACAGCTTTCTTTGGTTTTATTATTTTAAGTCAGTTTATAATGTCGCCAAGAGAACGTTCTCAAAAAAGAGAATTAGAAAATTTAAAGTTGCATTACGAGTTGCTTTCTAAACGAATGGAAGAAGGTTCTTCTATTTTGGCACAACTACAAGAAAGAGATAATAATATTTATAGAACTTATTTTGAAGCAAACCCTATTTCTGATGAACAAAGAAAAGCAGGTTTTGGCGGTGTAAATAGGTATAAATATTTAGAAGGTTTTGATAATTCTACGATGATTACTAAGGTAACTAAAGATATAGATTTACTTTCTAAACAATTGGTTGTGCAATCTAAATCTTTAGATGAAATAGTATTGTTAGCAAAAGAAAAAGAAAAAATGTTAGCTTCTATACCTGCGATTTTACCTGTTAAAATTAAAGATTTAACAAGAATGGCTTCTGGTTATAAATGGAGAATGCACCCGATTTTAAAAATTAGAAAATTCCATAAAGGAATGGATTTTACAGCCCCAATTGGAACACCAATTTTTGCCTCTGGTAATGGAGACGTAATTAGAGCGGAGAAAAGTGCAACTTTTGGTAATGTGGTCTATATAGAACATGGGTATGGGTATAAAACTATTTATGCACATATGAGTAAAATTAAGGCTAGAAGAGGTGATAAAGTAAAACGAGGAGATTTAATTGGTTATGTAGGCAATACAGGGCGTTCTGTCTCTTCTCACTTACATTATGAGGTTCATAAGAATGATAGAGCTGTTAATCCTATCAATTTTTACTACGGAGATTTAACACCAGAAGAATTTTCTGCGATGCAAAAAGCAGCAGAAGAAGAAGGACAATCTTACGATTAA
- a CDS encoding MerR family transcriptional regulator, which translates to MHVDLPEKRYYKIGEVAKAFNVNTSLIRFWEKEFDIIKPKKNAKGNRLFTQEDIKNFKLIFSLVKERGFTLDGAKQKLKQNPESIVHNQDIINRLEGVKAELIKIKNQL; encoded by the coding sequence ATGCACGTAGACTTACCAGAAAAAAGGTATTATAAAATAGGTGAAGTTGCTAAAGCGTTTAACGTAAATACTTCTTTAATTCGTTTTTGGGAAAAAGAGTTTGATATTATCAAACCTAAAAAGAATGCCAAAGGAAACCGTTTATTTACCCAAGAAGATATTAAGAATTTTAAATTAATTTTTAGTCTTGTAAAAGAACGCGGTTTTACGTTAGATGGAGCAAAACAAAAACTAAAACAGAATCCCGAATCTATAGTTCATAATCAGGATATTATTAATAGGTTAGAAGGGGTAAAGGCAGAATTGATTAAAATTAAAAATCAATTGTAA
- a CDS encoding LemA family protein: MKKWLIPVIVILVIVFGLYNWGKGFNNEAVVLQEDAKTTWSNVESAYQRRNDLIGNLVKTVQGAADFEKETLTDVINARAKATSVNINAGDLTPEKMAQFQQAQAGMSGALSKLLVSVERYPELKANANFLELQSQLEGTENRINVARDRFNEGVNGYNKHIKVFPNSLLAGMFNFDEMDRFKANAGSENAPDVNFDFNKKK, from the coding sequence ATGAAAAAATGGTTAATTCCGGTAATAGTAATATTAGTAATTGTTTTCGGACTTTACAATTGGGGAAAAGGTTTTAATAACGAAGCTGTTGTTTTACAGGAAGATGCAAAAACAACTTGGTCTAATGTAGAAAGTGCTTACCAACGTAGAAACGATTTAATTGGTAATCTAGTAAAAACAGTACAAGGAGCAGCAGATTTTGAAAAAGAAACCTTAACAGATGTTATTAATGCAAGAGCAAAAGCAACTTCTGTAAATATAAATGCAGGAGATTTAACACCAGAAAAAATGGCACAATTTCAACAAGCGCAAGCAGGTATGAGTGGTGCTCTTTCTAAATTATTAGTTTCTGTAGAGCGTTATCCAGAGTTAAAAGCAAATGCAAACTTCTTAGAATTACAAAGTCAATTAGAAGGAACAGAAAATAGAATTAACGTTGCCAGAGATCGTTTTAATGAAGGGGTAAACGGTTATAATAAGCATATAAAAGTGTTTCCAAATTCTTTGTTAGCAGGAATGTTTAATTTTGATGAAATGGATCGTTTTAAAGCAAACGCAGGATCGGAAAATGCACCTGATGTAAACTTTGATTTTAACAAGAAAAAATAA
- a CDS encoding TPM domain-containing protein → MSKVEAFLSPEEEQEIISAIRVAEKNTSGEIRIHIEASTEKNHDKRALEVFHLLKMNNTKDDNAVLIYVAVKDKKFVIYGDKGINKVVPTDFWNTTKDVMQNHFKKGDFKQGIVDGILKAGEELQAHFPWQIDDEDELSNEISKG, encoded by the coding sequence ATGTCTAAGGTAGAAGCATTTCTTTCTCCAGAAGAAGAACAAGAAATTATTTCTGCGATTAGAGTTGCAGAGAAAAATACTTCTGGCGAAATTCGTATACATATTGAGGCTTCCACAGAGAAGAATCATGACAAGAGAGCGTTAGAAGTATTTCATCTGCTAAAAATGAACAACACTAAAGATGATAATGCGGTGTTAATTTACGTTGCCGTAAAAGACAAAAAATTTGTTATTTATGGTGATAAAGGAATTAATAAAGTAGTTCCTACAGATTTTTGGAATACCACAAAAGATGTGATGCAAAATCATTTTAAAAAGGGTGATTTTAAACAAGGAATTGTAGACGGAATTTTAAAAGCAGGAGAAGAATTACAAGCTCATTTTCCTTGGCAAATTGATGATGAAGATGAACTTTCTAATGAGATTTCTAAAGGATGA
- a CDS encoding TPM domain-containing protein, producing the protein MNLKKVYSFRFSVSSKKAFTLLAFLCTLSLFSQGFKIPETPKFQTSVYDYVGLLTPNQKTSLESKLVRYSDTTSTQIVIAIIASTEGENISYLAANWGEKWGIGDAAKDNGVLILLAQNDKKIAIQAGRGTEHVLTDFQSKRIIERVIIPEFKRGGFYSGLDKGSDYVFKTLNGEFEGTRQKEADGFDPGIIIFIIIIIIFFILISRGNKNNGSGGRGFRRGSIADTIFDAIILSNAGRGGGSFGGGGFGGSSGGGSFGGGGFGGGFGGGSFGGGGASGGW; encoded by the coding sequence ATGAATTTAAAAAAAGTTTACAGTTTTCGATTTTCAGTTTCTAGTAAAAAGGCATTTACTTTACTTGCTTTTTTATGTACGTTAAGTCTTTTTTCTCAAGGATTTAAAATTCCAGAAACGCCTAAATTTCAAACAAGTGTTTATGATTATGTTGGGTTACTTACTCCGAATCAGAAAACGAGTTTAGAAAGTAAATTAGTACGTTATTCAGATACTACATCTACCCAAATTGTAATAGCTATTATTGCATCCACCGAAGGTGAGAATATTAGTTATTTAGCCGCAAATTGGGGTGAGAAATGGGGGATAGGAGATGCAGCAAAAGACAATGGTGTTTTAATATTGTTGGCTCAGAATGATAAAAAAATTGCAATTCAAGCAGGTAGAGGAACAGAACATGTATTAACTGATTTTCAATCGAAAAGAATTATTGAAAGAGTAATTATTCCTGAGTTTAAAAGAGGAGGTTTTTATAGCGGTTTAGACAAGGGATCTGATTATGTTTTTAAAACCTTAAACGGAGAGTTTGAAGGTACTCGCCAAAAAGAAGCTGATGGATTTGATCCTGGAATTATCATTTTTATCATAATCATTATTATCTTTTTTATTTTAATTTCTAGAGGAAATAAAAATAACGGAAGTGGTGGTAGAGGTTTTAGAAGAGGTTCTATTGCAGATACTATTTTCGATGCCATTATTTTAAGTAATGCAGGTAGAGGTGGCGGAAGCTTTGGCGGCGGCGGTTTTGGAGGGTCTTCTGGAGGAGGCAGTTTTGGAGGCGGTGGCTTTGGTGGAGGCTTCGGTGGCGGTAGTTTTGGTGGAGGTGGCGCTTCTGGAGGCTGGTAA
- a CDS encoding DUF423 domain-containing protein codes for MDKLALISGAIFGLTAVVFGAFGAHLLKKKLSTDQLQSFETGVKYQMYHAIVLLVLGFQLNQQLTLDNYIVYFFIIGILLFSFSIYGLVISSANNKKLSFLGPITPLGGLCLILGWGLLIYKFI; via the coding sequence ATGGATAAATTAGCATTAATTTCAGGAGCAATTTTTGGGTTAACAGCAGTAGTTTTTGGCGCATTCGGAGCACATCTTTTAAAGAAAAAACTAAGTACAGATCAATTACAAAGTTTTGAAACAGGTGTAAAATACCAAATGTATCATGCAATCGTTTTACTTGTTTTAGGTTTTCAATTAAACCAACAACTCACTTTAGACAACTACATTGTTTACTTCTTTATCATTGGAATTCTTTTATTTTCATTTTCTATTTATGGTCTGGTTATTTCGTCTGCCAATAATAAAAAGTTAAGCTTTTTAGGCCCAATTACTCCATTAGGTGGTTTGTGCTTAATTTTGGGTTGGGGCTTGTTAATTTATAAGTTTATATAA
- a CDS encoding metallophosphoesterase, with product MKLFKYSLLSLLFLLISACATIKKQIAENQHKVVKKDSSKIEHTFYLIGDAGNSTLEEDSPALKYLKKHIKNASEKSTLLFLGDNVYETGIPKKSSKNYPLAKRRIEAQTNVAKKFKGKSIFIPGNHDWYHGLDGLKREEKLVEKALGKSAFLPNNGCPLEKVNISDDIVLIIVDTHWYLTNWDKHPTINDECEIKTRSKFFDEFEGLIKKARGKTTIVALHHPMFTNGSHGGKYSFKSHTNPLPILGSLKNLIRKTSGLSNTDIQNKKYNELRKRIITLSQENDKTIFVSGHDHNLQYIVEDNLPQIVSGSGSKTTPTKLTGNAKFTYAAQGFAKLDIYKDGSSNVRFYAVKDDTVVYETAVLPANEKKNDTAFPKNNITEKKSSIYTKEEVDKSGVYCFLWGKRYRKYFGTEVISPTVALDTLFGGLKPVRKGGGHQSKSLRLEDKKGREYVMRALRKNAVQYLQAVAFKDQYIEGQFNDTATEDLLSDVFTGSHPYAPFTIGKLSDAVGIYHTNPVLYYIPKQNSLGSFNDEFGDELYMIEERAASGHGDKESFGFSDKVISTDDLLKKLNKNENHILDEKSYIRARLFDMLIGDWDRHEDQWRWAEFEEGEQTIYRPVPRDRDQAFSIFGDGFLLSIATKIIPTLRLMQSYEEELNSPKWFNLEPYPLDMALITKATKADWDAQVKMITTHLTDAIIDDAFTNFPVEVRDKTVAEIKTKLQGRRRNLQKISDTYFDHINKFQVIKGTNKDDWFDIDRLPNGSTKIIGYRIIKGEKGPVFHERTYNKSKTKEIWIYGLDDDDHFVVKGEDRNLIKVRIIGGQNNDIYNIINGKKVKIYDYKSKKNTFITNKGNRKLTDDYETNIYDYRKLKNNQFLITPTIGFNPDDGLKIGISNVYTAYGFERNPFTSQHTLNASYYFATSGFELNYSSEFANVFKNWNLGINARFTSPNFAMNYFGIGNNSINLNANDEEKEEDYNRVRIREITAGSFVHWKGDLGGKIKIGVNLQNYKVEQTDFRYILEEFDSNSTIFSNQQFINTEAGYEFENVDNNAFPTMGIKTSLKVGFTSNLNNDNNFGYLIPAISFDHKLVSSGKLVLATKVKSHFNFGDSYEFYQAASIGGNDGLRGFRNQRFTGKNSIYQSTDLRLLLSKFKTSIVPLNMGIYSGFDYGTIWGQDNTTLNNSKFNTSFGGGVFFNAANMLVANIGAFNSDDGLRVTFNLGFNF from the coding sequence ATGAAATTATTCAAATACTCATTACTTTCTCTACTTTTTTTATTGATTTCTGCTTGTGCAACCATAAAAAAACAAATTGCAGAAAACCAACATAAAGTAGTTAAAAAGGATAGTTCTAAAATTGAACATACTTTTTATTTAATTGGAGACGCAGGAAACTCAACATTAGAAGAAGATTCACCTGCTTTAAAATATTTAAAAAAGCATATTAAAAACGCTTCAGAAAAGTCCACTTTACTTTTTTTAGGAGACAATGTGTATGAAACCGGTATTCCAAAAAAATCATCTAAAAACTATCCTTTAGCCAAAAGAAGAATTGAAGCACAAACCAATGTTGCTAAGAAATTTAAAGGAAAATCTATATTTATTCCTGGTAATCATGATTGGTATCATGGTTTAGATGGCCTAAAAAGAGAAGAAAAACTAGTTGAAAAAGCATTGGGAAAATCAGCTTTTTTACCGAATAATGGTTGTCCGTTAGAAAAAGTTAATATTTCTGATGACATTGTTTTAATTATTGTAGACACACATTGGTATTTAACAAATTGGGACAAGCATCCAACAATAAATGATGAATGTGAAATTAAAACAAGATCTAAATTCTTTGATGAGTTTGAAGGCTTAATCAAAAAGGCAAGAGGAAAAACAACCATCGTAGCGCTGCATCACCCAATGTTTACAAACGGTTCTCATGGAGGAAAATACTCTTTTAAGAGTCATACAAATCCATTACCAATTTTAGGTTCTCTTAAAAATTTAATTAGAAAAACATCTGGACTTTCAAATACCGACATTCAAAATAAAAAATACAATGAGCTTAGAAAACGTATTATAACGCTTTCTCAAGAGAATGATAAAACTATTTTTGTTTCTGGTCACGATCATAATTTACAATACATAGTAGAAGACAATCTTCCGCAAATAGTTAGTGGTTCTGGCTCTAAAACAACACCAACTAAATTAACCGGTAATGCTAAATTTACGTATGCAGCGCAAGGTTTTGCTAAATTAGACATTTACAAAGACGGTTCTTCTAACGTTCGTTTTTATGCTGTAAAAGATGATACAGTTGTTTATGAAACAGCCGTTTTACCAGCAAATGAAAAGAAAAACGATACTGCGTTTCCTAAAAATAACATTACAGAGAAAAAATCTTCTATTTACACCAAAGAAGAGGTTGATAAAAGCGGCGTTTACTGTTTTTTATGGGGAAAACGTTACAGAAAATATTTTGGTACAGAAGTAATTTCACCAACAGTAGCTTTAGACACGCTTTTTGGTGGTTTAAAACCCGTTAGAAAAGGTGGCGGTCATCAATCTAAATCTTTAAGATTAGAAGATAAAAAAGGAAGAGAATATGTAATGCGTGCCTTACGTAAAAATGCAGTACAATATTTACAAGCAGTGGCTTTTAAAGATCAATATATAGAAGGTCAATTTAATGATACGGCTACAGAAGATTTATTAAGTGATGTTTTTACAGGCTCGCACCCATATGCGCCTTTTACCATTGGTAAATTGTCTGACGCGGTTGGCATTTATCATACAAACCCTGTTTTATATTACATTCCTAAACAAAATAGTTTAGGCAGTTTTAATGATGAATTTGGAGACGAATTATACATGATTGAAGAACGTGCTGCCTCTGGGCATGGAGACAAAGAAAGCTTTGGTTTTTCTGATAAAGTAATTAGTACAGACGATTTATTGAAGAAATTAAATAAAAACGAAAATCATATTTTAGACGAAAAATCTTACATAAGAGCGCGTTTGTTTGATATGTTAATTGGAGATTGGGATAGACATGAAGACCAATGGAGATGGGCTGAATTTGAAGAAGGAGAACAAACGATTTATAGACCAGTTCCTAGAGATAGAGACCAGGCATTTTCTATTTTTGGTGATGGATTCTTGTTAAGTATTGCTACAAAAATAATACCCACTTTACGTTTAATGCAGTCTTACGAAGAAGAATTAAATAGCCCTAAATGGTTTAATTTAGAACCGTATCCTTTAGACATGGCATTAATTACAAAAGCAACTAAAGCCGATTGGGATGCACAAGTAAAAATGATAACGACACATCTTACAGATGCAATAATAGACGACGCTTTTACTAATTTCCCTGTTGAAGTAAGAGATAAAACAGTGGCAGAAATAAAAACAAAACTACAAGGCAGAAGAAGAAATTTACAGAAAATTTCTGATACTTATTTTGATCATATCAATAAGTTTCAGGTAATAAAGGGAACAAATAAAGATGATTGGTTTGATATTGATAGATTACCTAACGGTAGCACAAAAATTATAGGATATCGTATTATAAAAGGAGAAAAAGGCCCTGTTTTTCATGAACGAACATATAACAAATCTAAAACCAAAGAAATTTGGATTTATGGTTTAGATGATGATGATCATTTTGTAGTAAAAGGAGAAGATAGAAACTTAATTAAGGTTAGAATTATTGGCGGACAAAACAATGATATTTACAATATTATAAACGGTAAAAAAGTAAAAATATACGATTACAAATCGAAGAAAAACACGTTTATCACCAATAAAGGAAACAGAAAACTGACGGATGATTACGAAACAAATATCTATGATTACAGAAAGCTTAAAAACAATCAATTTTTAATAACACCAACAATTGGCTTTAATCCGGATGATGGTTTAAAAATAGGGATTTCTAACGTATACACTGCTTATGGTTTTGAGAGAAACCCATTTACGTCGCAACACACTTTAAATGCTTCTTATTATTTTGCTACAAGTGGTTTTGAACTGAATTATTCAAGCGAGTTTGCAAACGTTTTTAAGAATTGGAATCTTGGTATAAATGCACGTTTTACGAGTCCTAATTTTGCAATGAACTATTTTGGAATAGGAAATAATTCTATAAACCTTAATGCAAACGATGAAGAAAAAGAAGAGGACTACAATAGGGTTCGAATAAGAGAAATTACAGCCGGTTCTTTTGTGCATTGGAAAGGAGATTTGGGTGGAAAAATTAAAATTGGTGTTAACCTGCAAAACTATAAAGTAGAACAAACCGACTTTAGATATATACTTGAAGAGTTTGATTCAAATTCTACTATTTTTAGCAATCAACAATTTATAAATACAGAAGCGGGCTACGAATTCGAAAATGTAGATAATAATGCTTTTCCAACAATGGGGATAAAAACATCTCTAAAAGTAGGATTTACTTCTAACTTAAATAATGACAACAATTTTGGGTACTTAATTCCTGCTATTTCTTTTGATCATAAATTAGTGTCTAGCGGAAAATTAGTCTTAGCAACTAAAGTAAAAAGTCATTTTAATTTTGGGGATTCTTACGAGTTTTATCAAGCTGCAAGCATTGGTGGAAATGATGGTTTAAGAGGTTTTAGAAACCAACGATTTACGGGTAAAAACTCCATTTATCAATCTACAGACCTACGTTTACTTTTAAGTAAGTTTAAAACAAGTATTGTACCTTTAAACATGGGTATTTATAGTGGGTTTGATTACGGAACTATTTGGGGACAAGATAATACAACATTAAACAACAGTAAATTTAACACCTCTTTTGGAGGAGGCGTTTTCTTTAATGCTGCAAATATGTTAGTAGCAAATATTGGTGCTTTTAATAGTGATGATGGTTTAAGAGTTACATTTAATTTAGGATTCAATTTTTAA
- a CDS encoding nucleotidyltransferase family protein — MKNIAILVLAAGKSSRMNGIKQLEKINKKTLLEISLENIKTVFSSTIYCVLGANADKIKSKIHTNNIEFIKNENFENGLSSSIVAGITYFKKKKYHFDGIFILLADQPAIEVRYLEEMLHLFQQNKEVIMASNYGEKLGVPAIFPEKYFSDLLLIEGDKGAKEFINKRKNEIICPKQSTNFFDIDTKEDLLHYKKSI, encoded by the coding sequence ATGAAAAATATTGCAATTTTAGTGTTAGCAGCCGGAAAATCATCTAGAATGAATGGTATAAAACAGTTAGAAAAAATCAATAAAAAAACACTTTTAGAGATAAGTTTAGAGAATATTAAAACTGTTTTTTCTTCAACAATTTATTGTGTTTTAGGCGCAAATGCGGATAAAATAAAATCTAAAATACATACAAACAATATCGAATTTATTAAAAACGAAAATTTCGAAAACGGATTGAGTTCTAGCATCGTTGCCGGAATCACTTATTTTAAAAAGAAGAAATATCATTTTGATGGTATTTTTATTTTATTAGCAGATCAACCCGCAATTGAAGTTCGGTATTTAGAAGAAATGTTGCATTTATTTCAACAAAATAAAGAGGTAATTATGGCTTCCAATTATGGAGAAAAATTAGGGGTTCCAGCTATTTTTCCTGAAAAATATTTTTCCGATTTATTATTGATTGAAGGAGATAAAGGAGCAAAAGAATTCATCAACAAAAGAAAAAACGAAATTATTTGCCCCAAACAATCCACCAATTTCTTTGATATAGATACCAAAGAAGATTTGCTACATTATAAAAAATCAATTTAA